CCTTGATTTATTGTTTTCTACCCACACATTTGGTTATCCGAAAGAAGATCAGCGTCTGTGGCAAGCGGTGCAGCAGCACACCGGATTCAATCCGCAGCGCACGCTGTTCGTCGACGACGGCGAGCCGATCCTCGACGCGGCGCGCACTTTCGGCATTCGTTACTGCCTGGGCGTGCAAAATCCGGACTCCAGCACGGCGGAGAAAAGCTTCCAGCGCCATCCGTCGATGCGCGACTATCGCCTGCTGATACCGGCGCTGGCCAAGGGGGAAGCATGAAGGAAAAAGCGACGCGCGACGACGCGGTCAGATTGGATAAGTGGCTGTGGGCCGCGCGCTTCTATAAGACCCGCGCGCTGGCGCGCGAAATGATCGACGGCGGCAAGGTGCATTACAACGGCCAGCGCGGCAAGCCGAGCAAGATTGTCGAACTCAACGCCGAGCTCAAGCTGCGGCAGGGCAACGAAGAACGCACGGTGATCGTGCTGGCGCTGACCAGCCAACGCCGCGGCGCCGGCGAGGCGCAGCAAATGTATCAGGAAACCGAAGCCAGCATCGCCAACCGCGAAAAAATGGCGCTGGCACGCAAGATGAACGCGTTGACCATGCCGCATCCGGACCGTCGTCCGGACAAAAAGGAGCGGCGCGACCTGATGAAATTTAAATTTGGTGAGCCGGAATAACCCCCTCACCGCAATGAGAGAAGATTATGTCCAACCATGACCAATTGCACCGTTACCTGTTTGAAAACTACGCGGTGCGCGGCGAGCTGGTTACCGTCAGCGAAACCTATCAGCAGATCCTGAACAACCACGACTACCCGGCGCCGGTGCAAAAGCTGCTGGGCGAGCTGCTGGTCGCCACCAGTCTGCTGACCGCGACCCTGAAGTTCGACGGCGACATCACCGTGCAGCTGCAAGGCGACGGCCCACTGAAGCTGGCGGTGATCAACGGCAACAACCGCCAGGAGATGCGCGGCGTTGCGCGCACCCAGGCGCCTATCGCCGACGACAGCACCTTGCATCAGATGATCGGCAACGGCGTCATGGTCATCACCATTTCGCCGACGGAAGGCGAGCGCTATCAGGGCGTGGTCGGCCTGGAAGGTGAAACCTTGGCCGAATGCCTGGAAGCCTACTTCCGCCAGTCTGAGCAGCTGCCAACCCGCCTGTTCATCCGTACCGGCGAAGCGGAAGGCAAGTCCGCGGCGGCCGGTATGCTGCTGCAGGTGCTGCCGGCGCAAGACGGCAACCTTGATGATTTCGATCATCTGGTGCAACTGACCAACACGGTAAAAAGCGAAGAGCTGTTCGGCCTACCGGCCAACGAAGTGCTGTACCGCCTGTACCACCAGGAAGAGGTCACCCTGTACGAACCGCAGGATGTGCAGTTCCGTTGCACCTGTTCGCGCCAGCGTTGCGCCGACGCGCTGCTGACCCTGCCGACCGACGAAGTGGCGGACATGCTGGAGCAGGACGGCAATATCGACATGCACTGCGACTACTGTGGCAGCCACTATGTCTTTGACCCGGTTGATGTTGCCGCTTTGTATGCGGGTAACACCGGCGAAAGCGACCAGTTGCACTAAGTCATACCCCCTCGGCGGGCGCGCCCGGCGCTCGCCAACGCCCGCCGTTTGCACGTTTGCTTTTTTCCGTGTGCTATCTCTCAGATCGTAACGAAATACCGCCTAAAACGTTAAATATTTGATACCCATCGCGGTTACGCACCGTTAGATCCCTACAATTGCCGCCAGAAATTCTGTGACCAAGGAGTAGTAACATGCGCGTTAAAGGTATAACCCCTCAGGATCTGGCCGCTTACGGCATTCACGACGTCAGCGAAATCGTTCACAACCCGAGCTATGAACTGCTGTTTAAGGAAGAAACAGACCCATCTCTGGAAGGTTTTGAGCGTGGGGTAGTCACCAAGCTGGGTGCCGTCGCCGTCGATACCGGCATCTTCACCGGCCGCTCGCCGAAAGACAAATACATCGTCCGCGACGACATCACCCGCGATACCGTGTGGTGGGCCGATCAGGGCAAAGGCAAAAACGACAACAAACCCCTCAGCCCGGAAGTGTGGGCCGATCTGAAACACCTGGTCACCGAGCAATTGTCCGGCAAGCGCCTGTTCGTGGTGGATACCTTCTGCGGCGCCAACGCTGACTCGCGCCTGAAAGTGCGCTTCATCACCGAGGTGGCCTGGCAGGCGCACTTCGTGAAAAACATGTTCATCCGCCCGAGCGACGAAGAGCTGGCCGACTTCGAGCCGGACTTCGTGGTGATGAACGGCGCCAAATGCACCAACCCGAACTGGCAGCAGCAAGGCCTGAACTCGGAGAACTTCGTCGCCTTCAACCTGACCGAGCGCATGCAGCTGATCGGCGGCACCTGGTACGGCGGCGAAATGAAGAAAGGCATGTTCTCGATGATGAACTACCTGCTGCCGCTGAAAGGCATCGCCTCGATGCACTGCTCGGCCAACGTGGGCGAGAAAGGCGACGTGGCGGTATTCTTCGGCCTGTCCGGTACCGGCAAGACCACTCTCTCCACCGACCCGAAACGTCAACTGATCGGCGATGACGAGCACGGCTGGGATGACGACGGCGTATTCAACTTCGAAGGCGGCTGCTACGCCAAGACCATCAAGCTGTCTGAAGAAGCCGAGCCGGACATCTATCACGCCATCAAACGCGACGCGCTGCTGGAAAACGTCACCGTGCTGGCCGACGGCAGCATCGACTTCAACGACGGTTCGAAAACCGAGAACACCCGCGTTTCTTACCCGATCTATCATATCCAGAACATCGTCAAGCCGGTGTCCAAGGCGGGTCACGCCACCAAGGTGATCTTCCTGACCGCCGATGCCTTCGGCGTACTGCCGCCGGTATCGCGTTTGACCGCCAACCAGACTCAGTACCACTTCCTGTCTGGCTTCACCGCCAAGCTGGCCGGCACCGAGCGCGGCGTAACCGAACCGACGCCAACCTTCTCCGCCTGCTTCGGCGCTGCTTTCCTGTCGCTGCACCCGACGCAATACGCCGAAGTGCTGGTGAAACGCATGCAGGCCGCCGGCGCCCAGGCTTATCTGGTCAACACCGGCTGGAACGGCACCGGCAAACGCATCTCGATCAAAGATACGCGCGGCATCATCGACGCCATCCTGAGCGGTGAAATCGACAAGGCGGAAACCGTTACTCTGCCAATCTTCGATCTGGCAATGCCGACCGCGCTGCCGGGCGTGAACCCGGAGATCCTCGATCCGCGCAATACCTACGCCAGCCTCGAGCAGTGGCAGGAAAAAGCGCAGGATCTGGCCGAGCGCTTCATCACCAACTTCGACAAGTACACCGACACGCCTGCGGGCGCCGCGCTGGTCAGCGCCGGCCCTAAGCTGTAATTCGGTAGCATTACCTCTTCAGCTAAGGCGCGGATCCCGCGCCTTTTTTTATTTTCTGTGATTGCTTTTTAACCAGCAAGGCGGGAAAATAAGTCAATGCAATCATTGATAGCACAGGAGGTTTCAATGGCTACTATCACCGTCAGAAATCTGGACGACGAAATCAAAGAGCTGCTGCGTATCTCAGCGGCGAAAAACGGCCATTCCATGGAAGAGGAAGCGCGCATGATCCTGAAACAGGCGCTGGTGAAAAAGCCGCCGCGCTATGGATTGGGTACCTGGATGCATCAGCACTTCGCCGAATTCGGCGGCGTCGAGCTGGAGATCCCACCGCGTGACGCCGTGCCACCACGCATCGTCACCTTTGATGATGAAGATGACAACGCATGATTATTCTCGACACCAACGTCATTGCAGAAACGCTGCGCCCCAGTCCGTACTACAACGTCATTAACTGGTTAAATGAAAAGGACAATGACGAGCTCTATCTGAGCGCCATTGTCCTGGCCGAACTGTTCAGCGGCGTCGCCTGCATGCCTGACGGCAAGCGCCAGCGGGATCTCAAGCTCAAATTGGCGGACGCGATTGAATTGAAGTTCGAGGGGCAGATATTGCCGTTTGATGGGCTGTGCGCGATGCAATACGCGGAATTGACGGCAAGGAATCGGCTTCTGGGTAAAGCGATGAGCGTGCCGGATGCCCAAATCGCCGCCACCTGCCTGCATTACGGTGCCGCCCTGGCCACCCGCAATACCAAAGACTTCCTCCACTGCGGCATCGAGTTAATCGATCCGTGGCAGGCGCCGACCGGCCGTCGGTTGCATGAGGATGCGGCGGAATACTACGTGATGAGCAGGAAGTCCTGACGGGGCCGCAACGACGCGGCCCGCGCCAAGAGCGTCAGGCGTTTTCCCTGGCGGTTTGATGGCCGTTGGCCGACTCTTTTTTCTCCATCGGCAACGGAATATACGCGCGGATCAATAGCCCACCGCGTTCGCTGGTGCCGATATCCAGTTCGCCGTCGTGCGCGTCGATAATACGCTGCACGATCGCCAGCCCCAGACCGGTGCCGCTGGTGCTGCGCGCGCTGTCACCACGTACGAACGGCTGCAACAGATGCTTCAACTCTTCCGGCTTGATGCCCGGGCCGTCATCCTCCACCTGGAACCAGCCGCGCTGCAGCTCGCGGCCGCTGCTGACTTTGATCCAGCCGTTGCCGTAACGCGCCGCGTTCACCACCATGTTCACCGCCGCCCGCTTAATCGACAGCGGGTGCACGTTCATCATCAGCTCGCCCGGCGACAGCGCGGTTTCAATCACCCGCTCATAACCGCTTTCCGCCGCAACCACCTCGCCCAAAATGGCGTTCAGATCGCTGCTTTCAGTCGGCATCTCCTGCCCGGTGCGCAGATAGTCGATGAACTGTTCGATGATGGCGTTGCACTCTTCGATATCTTTATTGATCGACTCGGCCAGATAGCCGTCTTCGGCGCTCATCATCTCCGTCGCCAGCCGGATACGCGTCAACGGCGTGCGCAGGTCATGGCTGACCCCGGCCATCAGCAAGGTGCGATCGTCCGCAAGCTGCTTGACGCCCGACGCCATCTGATTGAAAGCGCGAGTCACCGACCGTACTTCGGAAGCGCCATACTCGCGCAGCGGCGGCGGAATGATACCCTTGCCCACCTGCAGCGCCGCATGTTCCAGCTCCACCAGCGGGCGGTTTTGAATGCGGATAAACAGCCAGGCGCCACCGATCGCCAGCAGCATGATCGCCAGCGTATAACGGAACAGCGGAGAGAAGTCACCCTGGTGGATTTCCGTCAGCGGCACGCGCACCCAGATGTCAGGCTGCAGCCAGGTTTTCAGCCACACCACCGGGGAGTTCTTGTTCACCTCCACCCGCACATCGGTCGGACCGCCGAGCTGTTGCGCCATCTGCTGGCTGAGGAACTGGTAGTGCTGCGCCCAGCGCAGGCCGCTCTCCTCCGCCGCCGAGTTGGTGTAGAGAGAGATGCCCAATTCGCGGTAAATCTCACGGCGGAACGCCGGTGGCACTTCCAGCAGCGTGCCGTCCTCCAGCTGCAGCCGATCGGTCATCAGCATACGCACTTCGTAAGCCAATACCTTGTTGAACTGCTGCAGGCTGGGCAGGATGGCGAAGTTCAGCACCACCAGATAGGTCGTCACCAGGCTGACGAACAGCAAGGTGACGATCAACAACAGGGTTCGGGCAAACGAGCTACGCGGTGAAAAGCGCAATCGCCTCATGCCTTGCTGCCGTCCGGGACGAACACGTAGCCGAGACCCCAAACGGTCTGGATATAACGCGGGTGCGCCGGGTCTTCTTCTACCATGCGGCGCAGGCGAGAGATCTGCACGTCGATCGAGCGCTCCATGGCGCTGTATTCGCGGCCACGCGCCAGGTTCATCAGCTTATCGCGCGACAACGGTTCACGCGGGTGGCTGACCAGCGCCTTCAGAACCGCGAACTCGCCGCTGGTCAACGGCATCGGTTCGTCTTCGCGGAACATCTCGCGGGTGCCGAGGTTCAGTTTGAATTTGCCGAACGCGATCACCGCTTCTTCCTGCGAAGGCGCGCCCGGCAGTTCGTTAGCCTGGCGGCGCAGCACCGCGCGGATGCGAGCCAACAACTCACGCGGGTTGAACGGTTTAGGAATGTAGTCGTCGGCACCGATTTCCAGCCCCACGATGCGATCGACCTCTTCGCCTTTGGCGGTGACCATAATGATCGGCATCGGGTTGCTCTGGCTGCGCAGGCGGCGGCAAATGGACAGGCCGTCTTCGCCCGGCAACATCAGATCGAGCACCATCAGATGGAAGGATTCACGGGTCAGCAAGCGATCCATTTGCTCAGCGTTGGCAACGCTGCGAACCTGGAAGCCCTGCTCGGTTAAATAACGTTCTAAAAGCGCGCGCAGGCGCATGTCATCATCGACAACCAGGATCTTATGATTCTCTTGCATGGTATTACTCCCAAAGGCTTTATTGCCTGACTCGAATATTGTTAGAAAACCTTGCCATTTGAGACAGCGTTTAATGGTATGTATTCTAGACGAAATTGTTACAAAGCTTATTCTTTTCCCCATTTATCAACAATTTTCATCGAATGTCGACGGGGGTTCGTCAAAATTTCGCCCTTTATCGGCGCAATGTGGGGCGGCGGCCCAATTTTGCGCAATTTCGCCACCGCCGAACCGCACGGTGGCGTTTATGATGGCGAGTCAGGAAGTTTGCAAGAAACGCGCCAGCTGCCGACGCAGCTGGCGGTTCTCTTGCTGCAGCGCATCAACTCGATCGAGCAGTGTCAGCGCCATGGCGATCCCCGGCCAATCCAGATCCAGCTCGGCCCGCAGCCTGCGCGCGCGCTGAAGATGGCTCAGCGCCGGGTAATCGAACTCCCAGCTCGGCTGCGCCGGCTCCAGCGGCACGATCACACCCAGGCCGACGATCTCGACCAGTTCATCCTCTGAAATCTCCACCCTCTGACACAGTTCCACCACGGTGAATGTGATCTCTTTTTTCATCATGTGCTTTACTCCCATTCCGCGCGCGGGTTGAACGCCGCCTGTTCAGCCAGCTCTCGCCACAGGGCGCTGGCCTTCTCGTTCGGCTTCGGCGGCATCACCACCTTGAGGATGACATACAGATCGCCGGGCTCTTTCTTGCCCGCCAGCCCCTTGCCCTTGACCCGCAGCCGTTTGCCGCTCTGGCTGCCGGCCGGCACGGTCAACGCGATTTTGCCGGTCAGCGTCGGCACCTCGATGCTGGCCCCCAGCGCCGCTTCCCACGGGGCGAGCGGCGCCACGATGCTCAGGTTGTGGCCGTCAATCTCGAACAGCGGATGCGGCGCGAGGCGGATGACCAGATACAGGTCGCCGTTCTGGCCACCGCCCACGCCGGCAACGCCCTGCCCCTTGAGGCGAATGCGCTCGCCGTCGCCCACGCCAGCCGGGATTTTCACGTTCAGCGTTTTGCTGGCTTCGCTCACCTGCCGCCCCAGCTCGTCGTACACCGGCAGCTTGTAGGAAATCTCGCGGCTTTGGCCATGCAGCGTTTCCTCGAGGAACAGCGGCACCTCCATCTCCAGATCCTGGCCGCGGAAACCATGCCCGCCGTGCGAGTGCGAAGCGGAACGGTGCCCGCCCGCCGCGCGCCCGCCGAACATGCTTTCGAAGAAATCGGAGAAGTCTTGCGCGTCGGCGCCGCCGCCGCCGTGCCATGAAGCGCTCTGCTGATAGCCGCCGCGATCGCCGCGCGCCTGGCGGCCAAAGTTCGGATCGTTACGGTGCAGCCGGATCTGATCGTACTCGGCGCGGCGCTCTTCGTCCTTCAGCACCTCATAGGCTTCGGCAAGCTCCTTGAATTTGCTCTCGGCATCTTCTTCGGTGCTCACGTCAGGGTGATATTTACGCGCCAGCCGGCGGTAGGCCGTTTTGATGGTTTTCAGATCGGCGTTGGGCTCGACGCCCATCGTTGCGTAGTAATCTTTAAATTCCATGCGGTAATACCTTCAATGTGTTGGGTTGTGCGCCAAAATTCCTTGTCTCTCTCGCCAGATATCCTCCTTTCGTCACATTCCTTTTCCGCTATCGCTAAGCATACTCCCGATTGTTAAAAGCTGCGCAAACTGAATAAAAACCGTGCGACAACGCGCAGGCCCGCGCGCCATTTCTAAAGCCTCTCGCATTCACGTACACTGTGGCGGTGGCCCCTTAAAGATAAATCACGATGAGAACTCAACTGATAACCCGTGAAGGGTATGACAAGCTCAAACAAGAGCTGGATTACCTCTGGCGCGAAGAACGCCCCGAGGTGACCAAGAAAGTGACCTGGGCCGCCAGCCTGGGCGACAGAAGCGAAAACGCCGACTACCAGTACAACAAGAAGCGACTGCGCGAGATCGACCGCCGCGTCCGCTATCTGACCAAATGCCTGGAGCAGTTGAAAATCGTCGATTACTCACCGCAGCAGGAAGGCAAAGTGTTCTTCGGCGCCTGGGTGGAAGTAGAGAACGAAGACGGCGAGACCAAACGCTTTCGCATCGTCGGTTACGACGAGATCTTCGGCCGCAAGGATTACATCTCCATCGACGCGCCGATGGCGCGCGCCCTGCTGAAAAAAGAGGTCGGGGACGTCGCCACCGTCAATACGCCGCTGGGCGAGGCGCAGTGGTACGTGAACGAGATAGACTACCCGAAGTAAGCTTTCAGCTTTTTCCGAACCGCCGCCAACGCCGCCGCCTGCGCTGTTCTCCACGCCGCGGCCGCGCGGCGGCGGCCCGCTCCGCTGGCATTTTCCGCGATCAATCCGTATAACTGTCCCCTGTTTATTCACCGTTCTCAATACAGATACCAGACCTATGAATGACCCACTGAGCCGCATTATTGCAACAGAACTGCAGGCCCGGCCGGAGCAAGTCGACTCCGCCATCCGTCTGCTGGATGAAGGTAATACCGTGCCCTTTATTGCACGCTATCGTAAGGAAGTCACCGGGGGCCTGGACGACACCCAACTGCGCCAGCTGGAAACCCGCCTGGGTTATCTGCGTGAACTGGAAGATCGTCGCCAGACTATCCTGAAGTCGATCGATGAACAGGGCAAACTGACCGAACAACTGGCGGGGGCGATCAACGCCACGCTGAGCAAAACCGAACTCGAAGACCTCTACCTGCCGTACAAACCGAAGCGCCGCACCCGCGGCCAGATCGCCATCGAGGCCGGTCTGGAACCGCTGGCGGACGCGCTGTGGCAGGATCCGCAACAGCAGCCGGAACAGCTGGCTGAACGCTACGTCGATGCCGACAAGGGCGTGGCGGACGTCAAAGCCGCCCTCGACGGCGCGCGCTATATCCTGATGGAGCGCTTCGCCGAAGACGCCACGCTGCTGGCCAAGGTGCGCGACTACCTGTGGAAAAACGCCCATCTGGTGTCCAAAGTGGTCGAGGGCAAGGAAGAAGAAGGCGCCAAGTTCCGCGACTATTTCGATCACCACGAACCGATTTCCCAGGTGCCTTCGCACCGCGCGCTGGCGATGTTCCGCGGCCGCAACGAAGGCGTGCTGCAGCTGGCGCTGAACGCCGATCCGCAGTTTGAGGAAGCGCCGCGCGAAAGCCAGGCGGAGCTGATCATCATCAATCACCTTAACCTGCGCCTGAACAACGCCCCGGCCGACGCCTGGCGCAAGGCGGTGGTCAACTGGACCTGGCGCATCAAGGTGCTGCTGCACTTGGAAACCGAGCTGATGGGCACGGTGCGCGAACGCGCGGAAGACGAAGCGATCAACGTTTTCGCCCGCAACATGCATGATCTGCTGATGGCCGCGCCGGCCGGCATGCGCGCCACCATGGGCCTCGATCCGGGCCTGCGCACCGGGGTGAAAGTCGCCGTGGTCGACGCGACCGGCAAGCTGGTGGCCACCGACACCGTCTACCCGCATACCGGGCAAGCGGCCAAAGCCGCGGCCATCGTCGCGGCACTGTGCATCAAACACAACGTGGAGCTGGTGGCTATCGGCAACGGCACCGCATCGCGTGAAACCGAGCGTTTCTATCTCGACCTGCAAAAGCAGTTCGGCGAAGTCCGGGCGCAGAAAGTGATCGTCAGCGAAGCGGGGGCGTCGGTGTATTCCGCTTCCGAACTGGCGGCGCAGGAGTTTCCGGATCTCGACGTGTCGCTGCGCGGCGCGGTGTCCATCGCTCGTCGCCTGCAAGATCCGCTGGCGGAGCTGGTGAAGATCGACCCGAAATCCATCGGCGTCGGCCAGTATCAGCACGACGTCAGCCAGAGCCAACTGGCGAAGAAGCTGGACTCGGTGGTGGAAGACTGCGTGAACGCCGTCGGCGTCGACCTGAACACCGCGTCGGTGCCGTTGCTGACCCGCGTGGCCGGCCTGACGCGAATGATGGCGCAAAATATCGTCAACTGGCGCGACGAGAACGGCCGCTTCAGCAACCGTGAACAGCTGCTGAAGGTCAGCCGTCTGGGGCCGAAAGCCTTCGAACAGTGCGCCGGCTTCCTGCGCATCAACCACGGCGACAACCCGCTGGACGCCTCCACCGTTCACCCGGAAGCCTACCCGGTGGTTCAGCGCATTCTGGCCGCTACCGAACAGGCGCTGCAGGATCTGATGGGCAACGCCTCGGCGGTGCGCAGCCTGAAAGCGGTCGATTTCACCGACGACAAGTTCGGCGTGCCGACGGTCACCGACATCCTGAAAGAGCTGGAGAAACCAGGCCGCGATCCGCGTCCGGAGTTCAAAACTGCGACCTTTGCCGAAGGGGTGGAAACCCTCAACGACCTGCAGGTGGGCATGATCCTGGAA
The sequence above is drawn from the Serratia sp. FDAARGOS_506 genome and encodes:
- the hslO gene encoding Hsp33 family molecular chaperone HslO codes for the protein MSNHDQLHRYLFENYAVRGELVTVSETYQQILNNHDYPAPVQKLLGELLVATSLLTATLKFDGDITVQLQGDGPLKLAVINGNNRQEMRGVARTQAPIADDSTLHQMIGNGVMVITISPTEGERYQGVVGLEGETLAECLEAYFRQSEQLPTRLFIRTGEAEGKSAAAGMLLQVLPAQDGNLDDFDHLVQLTNTVKSEELFGLPANEVLYRLYHQEEVTLYEPQDVQFRCTCSRQRCADALLTLPTDEVADMLEQDGNIDMHCDYCGSHYVFDPVDVAALYAGNTGESDQLH
- a CDS encoding plasmid stability protein codes for the protein MATITVRNLDDEIKELLRISAAKNGHSMEEEARMILKQALVKKPPRYGLGTWMHQHFAEFGGVELEIPPRDAVPPRIVTFDDEDDNA
- the ompR gene encoding two-component system response regulator OmpR; its protein translation is MQENHKILVVDDDMRLRALLERYLTEQGFQVRSVANAEQMDRLLTRESFHLMVLDLMLPGEDGLSICRRLRSQSNPMPIIMVTAKGEEVDRIVGLEIGADDYIPKPFNPRELLARIRAVLRRQANELPGAPSQEEAVIAFGKFKLNLGTREMFREDEPMPLTSGEFAVLKALVSHPREPLSRDKLMNLARGREYSAMERSIDVQISRLRRMVEEDPAHPRYIQTVWGLGYVFVPDGSKA
- the envZ gene encoding two-component system sensor histidine kinase EnvZ, encoding MRRLRFSPRSSFARTLLLIVTLLFVSLVTTYLVVLNFAILPSLQQFNKVLAYEVRMLMTDRLQLEDGTLLEVPPAFRREIYRELGISLYTNSAAEESGLRWAQHYQFLSQQMAQQLGGPTDVRVEVNKNSPVVWLKTWLQPDIWVRVPLTEIHQGDFSPLFRYTLAIMLLAIGGAWLFIRIQNRPLVELEHAALQVGKGIIPPPLREYGASEVRSVTRAFNQMASGVKQLADDRTLLMAGVSHDLRTPLTRIRLATEMMSAEDGYLAESINKDIEECNAIIEQFIDYLRTGQEMPTESSDLNAILGEVVAAESGYERVIETALSPGELMMNVHPLSIKRAAVNMVVNAARYGNGWIKVSSGRELQRGWFQVEDDGPGIKPEELKHLLQPFVRGDSARSTSGTGLGLAIVQRIIDAHDGELDIGTSERGGLLIRAYIPLPMEKKESANGHQTARENA
- a CDS encoding type II toxin-antitoxin system VapC family toxin translates to MIILDTNVIAETLRPSPYYNVINWLNEKDNDELYLSAIVLAELFSGVACMPDGKRQRDLKLKLADAIELKFEGQILPFDGLCAMQYAELTARNRLLGKAMSVPDAQIAATCLHYGAALATRNTKDFLHCGIELIDPWQAPTGRRLHEDAAEYYVMSRKS
- a CDS encoding chaperone modulator CbpM, whose translation is MMKKEITFTVVELCQRVEISEDELVEIVGLGVIVPLEPAQPSWEFDYPALSHLQRARRLRAELDLDWPGIAMALTLLDRVDALQQENRQLRRQLARFLQTS
- the hslR gene encoding ribosome-associated heat shock protein Hsp15, whose product is MKEKATRDDAVRLDKWLWAARFYKTRALAREMIDGGKVHYNGQRGKPSKIVELNAELKLRQGNEERTVIVLALTSQRRGAGEAQQMYQETEASIANREKMALARKMNALTMPHPDRRPDKKERRDLMKFKFGEPE
- the greB gene encoding transcription elongation factor GreB, with amino-acid sequence MRTQLITREGYDKLKQELDYLWREERPEVTKKVTWAASLGDRSENADYQYNKKRLREIDRRVRYLTKCLEQLKIVDYSPQQEGKVFFGAWVEVENEDGETKRFRIVGYDEIFGRKDYISIDAPMARALLKKEVGDVATVNTPLGEAQWYVNEIDYPK
- the pckA gene encoding phosphoenolpyruvate carboxykinase (ATP) produces the protein MRVKGITPQDLAAYGIHDVSEIVHNPSYELLFKEETDPSLEGFERGVVTKLGAVAVDTGIFTGRSPKDKYIVRDDITRDTVWWADQGKGKNDNKPLSPEVWADLKHLVTEQLSGKRLFVVDTFCGANADSRLKVRFITEVAWQAHFVKNMFIRPSDEELADFEPDFVVMNGAKCTNPNWQQQGLNSENFVAFNLTERMQLIGGTWYGGEMKKGMFSMMNYLLPLKGIASMHCSANVGEKGDVAVFFGLSGTGKTTLSTDPKRQLIGDDEHGWDDDGVFNFEGGCYAKTIKLSEEAEPDIYHAIKRDALLENVTVLADGSIDFNDGSKTENTRVSYPIYHIQNIVKPVSKAGHATKVIFLTADAFGVLPPVSRLTANQTQYHFLSGFTAKLAGTERGVTEPTPTFSACFGAAFLSLHPTQYAEVLVKRMQAAGAQAYLVNTGWNGTGKRISIKDTRGIIDAILSGEIDKAETVTLPIFDLAMPTALPGVNPEILDPRNTYASLEQWQEKAQDLAERFITNFDKYTDTPAGAALVSAGPKL
- the cbpA gene encoding curved DNA-binding protein, giving the protein MEFKDYYATMGVEPNADLKTIKTAYRRLARKYHPDVSTEEDAESKFKELAEAYEVLKDEERRAEYDQIRLHRNDPNFGRQARGDRGGYQQSASWHGGGGADAQDFSDFFESMFGGRAAGGHRSASHSHGGHGFRGQDLEMEVPLFLEETLHGQSREISYKLPVYDELGRQVSEASKTLNVKIPAGVGDGERIRLKGQGVAGVGGGQNGDLYLVIRLAPHPLFEIDGHNLSIVAPLAPWEAALGASIEVPTLTGKIALTVPAGSQSGKRLRVKGKGLAGKKEPGDLYVILKVVMPPKPNEKASALWRELAEQAAFNPRAEWE
- a CDS encoding Tex family protein, whose translation is MNDPLSRIIATELQARPEQVDSAIRLLDEGNTVPFIARYRKEVTGGLDDTQLRQLETRLGYLRELEDRRQTILKSIDEQGKLTEQLAGAINATLSKTELEDLYLPYKPKRRTRGQIAIEAGLEPLADALWQDPQQQPEQLAERYVDADKGVADVKAALDGARYILMERFAEDATLLAKVRDYLWKNAHLVSKVVEGKEEEGAKFRDYFDHHEPISQVPSHRALAMFRGRNEGVLQLALNADPQFEEAPRESQAELIIINHLNLRLNNAPADAWRKAVVNWTWRIKVLLHLETELMGTVRERAEDEAINVFARNMHDLLMAAPAGMRATMGLDPGLRTGVKVAVVDATGKLVATDTVYPHTGQAAKAAAIVAALCIKHNVELVAIGNGTASRETERFYLDLQKQFGEVRAQKVIVSEAGASVYSASELAAQEFPDLDVSLRGAVSIARRLQDPLAELVKIDPKSIGVGQYQHDVSQSQLAKKLDSVVEDCVNAVGVDLNTASVPLLTRVAGLTRMMAQNIVNWRDENGRFSNREQLLKVSRLGPKAFEQCAGFLRINHGDNPLDASTVHPEAYPVVQRILAATEQALQDLMGNASAVRSLKAVDFTDDKFGVPTVTDILKELEKPGRDPRPEFKTATFAEGVETLNDLQVGMILEGSVTNVTNFGAFVDIGVHQDGLVHISSLADKFVEDPHTVVKAGDIVKVKVMEVDLQRKRIALSMRLDEQPGEGSPRRGGNAPAQTRDNASRSAGANKAKPRSAAPAGNSAMGDALAAAFGKKR